In Verrucomicrobiota bacterium, the genomic window GGTGCGCTTCTGGGTGTCGCCGCCTTCGAGGTTCACCACGGTGCGTTCGGAGAGCAAAGGCACGATTTTCGCCACCCCCAACTCCGTTGCCTTCTGAATGATCAGATCCATGTTCTTCCCTTTCGGGATGGCTTGCGCCAGCGTGATCGCGCAACGCAGTTGGGGGCTGGATCCGAAAAGGAGCGGTTTGAGCCGCACCTGGTCCTTAGCCCCGCCGGCAATTTCGCAGGTCATCTCGGATCCCTGGCCGTTGAAGACCGTTACTCGGGAGCCGGGCCTGAGCCGCAGCACGTCGCTGCAATGGTGGGCTTCGCCTCCTTCCAGGACAGGGTCCGTGGTCGACCAGGCGGCCGGTGGAATGTAAAAGCGGTGATTACTCACATCCGCTTAACGGAAAAAATCTTTTGCCTTGTCGAAAAAGCTCCGGTGAAGGGGACTATTCTCCTCGCCGCACGATTCGGCGAACTCCTCCAGCTTGCGACGTTGCTCGGAGTTCAGCCGCGTGGGCACCTCCACCATCACGCGAACCCGCAGGTCGCCCCGCGCTTTCGTTTCGATGTTGGCGATCCCGTGGCCCCGCAAACGAAATTGCGTTCCGCTTTGGGTGCCGGCCGGAACTTTCAGGACCGCCTGACCCTGGAGGGTCGGCACTTTAACCTCGCCCCCCAGCGCCGCCGTCGCGAAAGAAATCGGCACTTCGCAGTAGAGATCGTCGTCCTCGCGCGCAAAAACTTCGTGCTCGCGGACGTGGATCACCACGTAAAGGTCACCCGGAGGCCCCCCCCGCAAACCGGCTTCGCCGTTCCGCGAGGAACGCAGACGTGAGCCATCGTCAATCCCGGCGGGAATCTTGATCTTGATCCGAGAACGCTTTTCGATCCGGCCCTCGCCGTTGCAATCGCGGCAGGGACGTTCGATCACCTGCCCGGTGCCACGACAGCGCGGGCACGTCTGAGAGACCTGGAAAAATCCACGGGATGAGATCACCTGCCCCCGGCCGTGGCACGTCGGGCAAGTCGTTGCACGCGATCCGGCCTCGGCCCCTGAGCCGTGGCAGCGGTTGCAGACATCGTGCTTGAGAAGCTCAATCTCCTTTTCGGAACCAAAAGCCGCTTCTTCAAGGGTGATCTGCAGGTCGTAGCGCAAATCGGCACCCCGTTGCCGGCCGCTGCGGTCACGCGTCCCCGCACCCGTTCCGAAAATCTGATCAAAAATGCCGCCTCCGCCACCTTCCG contains:
- a CDS encoding 16S rRNA (uracil(1498)-N(3))-methyltransferase, giving the protein MSNHRFYIPPAAWSTTDPVLEGGEAHHCSDVLRLRPGSRVTVFNGQGSEMTCEIAGGAKDQVRLKPLLFGSSPQLRCAITLAQAIPKGKNMDLIIQKATELGVAKIVPLLSERTVVNLEGGDTQKRTERWRTVIIEAAKQCGQNWLPEIAVPVTPKQFFSEFDRYEAPLIASLQRDARGFKQVLREFRDQHGRRPETALMLIGPEGDFTPAEAAAAKSAGCAPVTLGPIVLRTETAALYSLSVLAYELQGEDGR
- the dnaJ gene encoding molecular chaperone DnaJ, whose amino-acid sequence is MATKRDYYEVLGVERGASTDDIKKAYRKLAVRYHPDKNPGDAVAEEKFKELGEAYEVLIDEQKRAAYDRYGHAAFAAGAGAPGGRGPGDFGGGFHDPFDIFREVFGAATEGGGGGIFDQIFGTGAGTRDRSGRQRGADLRYDLQITLEEAAFGSEKEIELLKHDVCNRCHGSGAEAGSRATTCPTCHGRGQVISSRGFFQVSQTCPRCRGTGQVIERPCRDCNGEGRIEKRSRIKIKIPAGIDDGSRLRSSRNGEAGLRGGPPGDLYVVIHVREHEVFAREDDDLYCEVPISFATAALGGEVKVPTLQGQAVLKVPAGTQSGTQFRLRGHGIANIETKARGDLRVRVMVEVPTRLNSEQRRKLEEFAESCGEENSPLHRSFFDKAKDFFR